CTGGAGAACCTGAGTTTCCACCAAATGAACTGATATGGGCCCCAAAATTCTCATCATCATCTTCATTGATAACAACTCTTCCTTCAGTAAATTTTAACATAAGTCCAAATGGATGACCCATCATTTGAAGTGGTTCATTTACTGATGGTCTTGCACTTGTATCAACCTGAAGTGGAGTAGCATTTTGAACAGCTCTATCTAAAGTTATTATCGTAAAATCTTGATTCTCAATTGTTGTATTAGCAATATTAAAAACTTGATCTTCAGAAATAAAAATTTCCGAAGAATATTGTGGATTATTTGAAACTATTTTTGTTCCAGCGTTATTAATAGAAAAAATAACTCTAACGTCTTCTTTGTCAGTATCCCAAAAACAATGACCTGCACTTAGAACACTCCTCTTGTCAGTATTTACAGCGTTATAAAGAAAGCCAGAGCAAAAACCTGGAGACTTCTCGTCCTTAAAAGAAACATTAGAACACGCAGGAGCTCCAAAGCTCTCCTCTAAAGTTTCAGAAATTAGTTGGTAAATCACCTTTCCATTTAATCTGCCAATCGCCTTAAGATTCTTTGCTTCAATTAACATGGCCGTGCTCTTCGCCATTTCATATTCACGCTTTCCAATTCTAGAAGAACAAATATCGACCCGATCATCAGTACCATAAATGGCCTTAAGCTTAACTTTGCTATCGCACTGAGAAACTGAAGAGAAATTATACTTTTGAACCGTAAGATCTGTTACACCCGACTGATCTGGTGATGAGTCATTTCCACTTCCACAAGAAGTTAGAATAGATAGAGTTAATGTAAATAATAATGAATATGAATGCTTCATATGACCTCAAATTTGTTTTAATTTCGGCCATACTCTTACAAATGACGCGCAAAGTCTACAGATTTGTATAAACTCAATACTATTTACAGAATTTAAAAATAAATCTACCTAAGGCACTGAAATTACTAAACCAAAGTTTCGAATGACTCTGGATCAAGCACTAGCTCCCCTGCTCTTTCTTTTTCCCTCATAAACTTTACAATCTCGTCTTGGGCCTTATTAATTGCAGAGGGCGCTTTGGCAATATCTAACTTATAAAGAAATTCCTCTCTCATCGTATCTGTTACTTCACTCATGAGCTCATAAACCAGCTCTTTAGAACTCATTCTCAGTGCCGCTGCAAGAAGGTCTAGATTAACCTCAAGAAGAAATTTTTGTTTCATCTGTGTCGTTAAGTACCTCAAGCGATCAATAACTTCAATTTGCTCCCTAATATTATTTGAGAGAACATGATTATCTTCTGAAATCTTACGTAATAGCTTTTCTTGTTCACTCTCCGTAAGTCCATTAAATGTATCAACACTTAAGCCCTTTAGCTTTGTTTGCTTTTTATCTACGATTGAATGAATAGACTTATAAGTGACAGCTTCCATTGACTCAGTAAATGCCACTCCAATTTTAAATAACTGAGAATCAGACTCCACTCCGACTGTGTAAGGAGCAATATACTTTATCTCACCAAGATGACCCGAATCCATTTTCTGATCAGTTATAGCAGTAATATAAACGCTATCTCCTTCACTAAGGCCCTTGATCTCTGATTCATGAATAACAAGACTAAGCCCTTCAGTAGAAAGGTCTTTTAAAATAGAAGACAAGGTCCTTACATTAGAATTGTCTCCATTAGAAGAAGTCTTAAAAGTTACATTTTTAAAATCTTGATACTTAAATGAGAAGCGTTCTATTTTTCTTCTCTCTTTCATCATAAGTTCAACAGGAGTTTTGAAATTTATCTCAAGCTCTTTAGTCATGAAAGTTTCTTTTTTAAAAAGAGCATCTCCGGCCGCATAGTGAACGAAGAGAGTTTCGTCTTTAGTAAGAGGATACTCTGATTTTTTATAGGACGGATCTAACTCTATGATAGTGTTTGAGTCATTAACTTCAGTGATAACTCCAGAGAACTTTATCTTTTCACCGTTTCTATTTTGCCAAAGAGTTACAACCTCTGAATTCTCACAGATTTTGCGTAGCTTAGAAATAATTATATCTTTTCGATACGTTGACCACATCTTCATAAAAATATCTTTCCTTGAAGAGGTTATTATCTCAAATTTTTCAATTATTTACAGCTATTTTTTAAAAAACTACAATAGATTCTCCATAAAGAAATTTAATGTATGACCTGTTTGTAGAGTTCTGTTCTTACGCTTTTTAACTCCGTGTCCTTCATCTCGAAAGAGAACTAAAGTTGACTTAATTCCTTTACTATCTAACATTTTTTTAAACTGAATAGACTCACCTGCAGGAACTCGCGGGTCGTTGACTCCTTGAATAATCATGAGAGGATTTTTTAATCTATCAATATAGTTAATTGGAGATAGCTTCTCTAAAACGTCTCGGTCTTTCTCTAGTGATCCATACTCTGTTTCTCGAACATATCTTCTATGTGGCGCTGTATTTTCTAAGAAAGTTACTAAACTGCTCATACCTACCCTCGCAACACCAGCGTCAAAGTAATCAGCGAAAACAGTCATAGCGTATAGAGTAGAATACCCTCCATAAGAGCCCCCTGTGACACCAATCTTAGGAACAACACCATCAAAACTCCAATGTTTTTGTACATGGACGGCACAATCTCGAATGTCAGTTATAACGTCCAATCTCTTGGCCCCATTATCCGCATTAAGCCACTTTTTTCCATAACCTCTACTTCCTCTAACATTAGGCTTAACGTAAACAAAGCCTCTACTGGCGTACATTTCTGAAACAGTGCTAAAGCTTGGAATAGATTGTCCTTCCGGACCTCCGTGAAAAGAAATTATGACAGGACAACTCTTTTTAATACATTGCTTAGGTCGCTTTACAATCATTGGTATCTTTGTTCCATCTTCTGCAAGATAGTATTCATTAGTCCACTGCGTGAAGTGATCTGTTTTAACTTCAGGAGTACTAGGCAATGTCCATTCAACTAAAGTCCCTCTACTCCAATCATAAACAAAGCTGCTTCGAGGTTTATTGTAGAAGCTCTGTCCAAAAATTGTGTAGCGCCCATTCGAAGTTGAGTCTCCAAAGTAAGTATGTAAAGCCGAACTCATTTTTGGAAGTCTGATTTGTTTATAGTTTCTGGCGCTAATACCTTCTATTTCATAACGTCCATTATTATTATAAAGAATTAAAATTCGTTCATCATTCCTAGACTTTGAAAAGCTCGAAACATCCATTGACTCTCTAGTTGATATTGCTTTAAATTTCTTTGTGTCATAAAGATAGAGCTTATGAAAATCAGAGAACTTATTTGTTTGTACGAGATAATGACCTTTTTGAGCGGAATATTTTACGTAGTAAGACTCCGACTCATTTTGACCTAGTAATGGTGATAATTTTTTAGTCTTTTCATTAAAAGTGTAGATCTCATTTGTGACATTTCCAGTCGCATGTGAAAGTAGCATTTCCCCATCTTCACCCAGATCAGTTATGCTCCAATAACCTTCCCCTTTAAACAACAACTCTTTATCCATTGTAGCTAGATTCATCTTATAAATCCCCCATACTGTTGGGGAGATATTATTGGCCCTAAAATAAATATATTTTCCATCTCTGGATTGTCGCATATAAGTGGTCTTAATCTTATCTTGCCCAAAAATAAGCTCTAAAGGCCCACCAGATGGAGACTGTTTATAAAGTGACGGATACTCATTTCCACCATCATCTCTGCTATGAATAAGCCATTTCCCATCTTCTGTTATATCCTGTAGATATGTTGGATTATCTCCCCCTGTTAACTGAATTGGAAACCTCATAGGACCATCTATCTTCCAGACCTGACTCGTCCCAGTTACAGACCATGAAAAGAATAGATTTTTACCATTTGGTGAGAGTTGGCCAAGACCAGTTGTCCTGATCTCTTGCTGAGATTCAATTTCATTAACAAGTTCTTTAGCCAGCGCCTTAGGTGCGTAGAGGTTTAAGTCCTCACTAGATACACTCTCTGCCCCATGGCCAGAATAAGTTTTTTTTGACGAAGATATATGAGAACAAGATAGAAGTACTAACGTACTTAGAAATAGTAGTAATTTCAAAATTTCTCCTAGATTTATTTATAATAAATCTAGAACTTATGAAGAAAATTGTCTACTTATTCAATATCACAGGATTTCTTTTGAACACTGAAAAACTCTTTTCGATTAAGAAGTTCTGCACGAGATTTTTCGACATTTAGAAGTCGATTTATTTTGGCCAATTCTTCAGTATTGTAAATTGCTTCACAAATTTGATCGCTCAACTCCACATACTTTATAAGAAATTTAACCGTTTTCTTTTTGCCAGATTCATTCTCACTAGCAGAGGCCATATAGCTAACATCTTTAACAGCTTTCATATACTCGCTAATCTCTTTAAGACCTAGAGTTGCCGCCGTTCCATAAATACGATCAACCAGCTGGCCAAAAGTCTCAAAACCGGAGTTATTTTCCATTTTAGACTCGATCAAGCTGCTTATTGCCATAGTCATATTCTTTCTAATTTCTTTGATCTCATCAACAAAGAAAGTTTTCATTTCATTATCCATAATGTCCTCTTGCTATATTTAACGGCACAAATTTGAATAAAATTTAATTTCAATACGAATCTTTTGCTATTTTAACAATAAATTAATATTTAGGGACAACATCTCAAGATTTCTTCATAAACTGATGTATTTATTACAGTTTACCAGCAAGACTCATTGCGCAAAACCTAGTGTAAATGCTATATAGCTCCTATGAATAAACTCAATAACAATCTCCTAAAGGTACCTCTTTGCAGTCTTAATTTAGACTTCTCAGACTCAGTCGTAGAGAAGGCCATTGAGATAGTGCGTAGTGAGCTCGACTTAAAGGGAATCAAGATAGAACTTCATTTTTGGATATCTGACGAATGGTTCTGTCCTGACGGTATCACAGGGATTGCTATTCCCTTCTATCTACTCAGCAAAGAGTTAATCGAACTAGAGAAACAATATATAGGATACGCAGAAGGAGAAGATCTTAATTGGTGTTTGAAGCTTATTAGGCACGAGGTAGCACATGCCCTAGATAATGCCTACGGCCTTAGAGAGCTTACAAAAAGAGCAGAATTATTTGGCCGTGTCCAAACCCCATACCCCAAAGAATATACCCGAAGGCCATACTCAAAAAGGTATGTAATCAATCTAGAGGAAAACTACGCTCAATCTCACCCGGAAGAAGATTGGGCTGAAACATTTGCTGTTTGGCTTGATCCGAACTCTAATTGGAAAAAGAAATACGCGAAGTGGCCGGCCATAATGAAACTAGAATATGTAGATAGTGTAATGAGAAAACTCAATCCTAGAGAGTTAATTACCTGTGAAGATACTCTAGATGAAATTTCAACTCTCTCAATTACAGTGGAGAAATACTTAGAAAGAAAACTAAAGTCAAAGAATAAGTATAAGAAGCAATTATTTGGAAGAAACTTAAATCGTATATTTAAACCTGGTAGTCATAATAATGCCTCTAGCTTTCTTTCCAAAAGAGAAAAAGAGATTTGCTCTAAAGTTGCAAAAACTACAAATCAATACCATTATATAGTTAAGGATGTTTTTAAAGAACTTAAGCAGGAGTGCAAAGCAAAAAGCTTAACACTTAAAAAACCGAGTTCTCAAACCAAGAAAGAAATTGAAGCTCTCTTGTATAGAAAAACAATTTCATATATCAAGCAAGGACAACATAAGGTTATTATGTGAAAATTTTGGTTCTCATGCACAAGGATCTAGTGCCACCACTTAGCAAAACAGAAGATGAATTCGACAGAGATGAAGTTCCTTGGATAACCGAGTGGGATGTCATGAGAGGTCTTGAGGCCCTTGGTCACACTGCAATCGCAGTTGGAGTGATATCAGATCTAAAAGTAATCAAAGATGCTATCGATGAATATAGTCCTCACTTAATCTTTAACTTACTTGAAGAATTTGATGGAGAGGTTCTATTCGATCAAAATGTTGTTAGTTATTTAGAACTCCTTAGAGTTCCCTATACGGGATGTAATCCACGTGGGCTTATGCTTGCTAGGGATAAGGCCCTGGCCAAGAAAATATTACTTTATCACCGACTAAAGACGCCTCGTTTTCAGGTTTTTCCAAAGAATAAAAAAACTAAGAAAAATAAGTCCCTGTCTTTTCCACTCATTGTAAAATGTCTTACCGAGGAAGCTTCCCTCGCCATATCTAAAGCTTCAGTTGTTCATAGTGAAGAAAAGCTCTATGAGAGAGTCCAATATATAAATCACAAAATTGGAGTTGACGCTATTGTTGAGGAGTTTATTGAAGGCAGAGAGTTTTATGTAGGTATTCTTGGTAATTACAAATTAAAGCCCTTACCTATTTGGGAATTAAAGTTTGAAAAGGTAGAACATCCTGAAAAAGAATTCTACTCCAGAAGCGCTAAGTGGAATACTAAGTACAGAAATAGAAAAGGAATCACGACAACTTTTGCAACTGTTAGCAAAGAGGAAGAAGAAATAATAAACAAAGTTTGTAAGCGTGCCTACAAGCATTTAAATCTAAATGGATATGCTCGTATAGATCTTAGAATGACTAACACTGGTGAAGTCTATATTATTGAAGTGAATCCAAATCCAAATATTTCTAAAGACGATGACTTTGCAACTAGCGCTAATCATTTAGGAATGACGTATCCAATGGTTCTCAAAGATATTTTAAAACTGGCAAAGGGCTGGGCCAAGAAAGTCTAAGGTGCATTTTTTACGACTTGAACAATTTTTTGATTCAATTTGTCTGGAGTTATAGGTTTTATCAAGTAACCAGATACTCCCGAATTAATCGCCTCAACGACATGTGCCCTATCGCTATCAGCAGTAATCATAAGAAAAGGAACTTCTTTAAAGTCATTGCTTTGTTTTAATTTATTTAAAAAACTGATTCCATCAAGCCGAGGCATATTCCAGTCAGCTAAGATTAATTGAATAGGCTTGTCTTCCATATAAGAAACTTTCATAACTTTGAGAGCATCCTCTCCATCGACCGCAGAAGATAGGTTTTTGAATCCTGTCTTTCTTAAAATGACTTTAATTAAGTTTCTCGTATCTACATCATCTTCAACAACAAGAATTCTTAGAGTATTTGTTAATTTCATGAATTAATTATAACGCTAGATTAAATAAGTAAATCATAAGATTTCTTTAAAAGATGCTAGAGGGAATCAAGCTCAGCAAGAAGCTTCTTTACTCCCGGAAGGTTCTCAGGCTTCTTTAATTGGGCCTCTTTTTCTAGAGCTTTTAAGAACTGAAGAGGAAGCATTTTTTGAAGCATATTTACTAGCCAAATAGGAATAGAACCTTTTGGATCAACTAAAATGGTCATCCTAACCCAAGCTTTTTTATCTTTTCTTCTAAATTCGAGTGTTCCGTACGGCATATCTGCTCGAACTATGTCATCAAAGTGAGGATACTTTTCGTGTGTGACAGAATGGGTATCAACGACTAAGACTTTATTTTTACGATCTAGTCTTAATTCATTAATTAAAACCATATCTCTATCCGTAGCAGGCCAAGGTAGATCATTATTATTATAAGTAACGGCCTTCACATCTGAAATATCTTCTATCGTTTTTTTCTCGACCATATTTGGGGCCCAACGTGACGTGCCCTCAACATCTCTGAGTACTTGTAATACATTTTCAAGAGATGCATCTAAGACCGACTCGGCCTTAAACCCTACTATTTGTGAATCCTTTGCTTTTTGAGAGTGAACCAGTACTCCATCTTTACTATAAACTTTTTCCCAGGCATCAGCTCGAAAGTGCTTTTCAAGTTCATTCCCAAAGACACTTGAACAAAAAAGTAGGATTATAAAAGTAAATTTTTTCAAAGAGTTGGCCTTATATTTGTGATTTTTTATATGCTAACATACTATGGTTTTTTTCAAATGGGAAAAATTTTTCAAGTAATAAGATCAAATCAAATTCAATAAAGTACTCCTCAATACCCTAACCATAAGCTCAACTATGTAATAGATCAAAAATAGTAAATAAAATTTTGTCTAAAGATACTTATTTTTATGAAGTATAAAAACCACTCCCCGATAAATAGAAATACTAAAAAGGAGAATTAATGAAGACACTAATAATAATTTGCTTAGCACTTTCTATGGTCCCTACTCTCGCTGACAACATAAAGGATCGAGCAAAATCTAAAGCGAGTAAATATATTTCTGGTGCCTTTACAGGTACGGAGATAATTACTCAATTAAAGAAATCAAACGCACCAAAAGCAAGAGAATCAAAAAATGCTCCTGCCGACATTGATGCAAAAGATAAACAATGGAGAGCATGGAAAAAAGGTGCTGCTCAACCACAATTTGTGAAAGATGTTTTAGACGCTCAGTGCTCACAATTACTAGCAGGCTTTAATTCTCGCTATAGATTTGCAACAGAAGCTTTTGTAATGAACAATCGAGGAGAAACAATTTGCGCCTCACCACCAACTTCTGACTATGACCAAGGAGATGAAGAGAAGTGGTTCAATGTTTTTGTTAATGGTGAAGACCCTCATATAAGTGAGCCAGAAAAAGATGAGAGTTCAGGGGAATTCCAATTACAAGTCTCATATCCAATAAAGGAAGGAACTTCAAAATTGGGTGTTATTACCATCGGCGTAAAAACGAAGTAAACCCTGATTTTAATCACTTTTATAGGTGCGATTAGTAGCAGATTAACCTAGAGAAACTTCTTAAACTATTTGCATACTACTTCTATAAGGAGATTAAGATGCAAGTAGAATCAACTAGAGAATCCTCTCTTGTTTCCATTAAAGTTAAAGATATAATGACAACTGAGCTATTCGTGCTCTCTCCAGATCATAATCTAAAAGACTTAGACACTATAATGAACTGGAAATCAGTAAGGCATATACCTGTTGTCGAAAATAATAAAATGGTAGGACTCATTACCCATAGAGACTTACTTAAAGTACTTGTCGAGATGTACTCATCACTTTCCACCAATGCAGACCTAAGAGAGTCAATACTTGTTGGAGAAGTAATGAACAAAGAGATCTTTGTTGTGTACCCTGAAACTCCTCTACAAGAAGCTGCTTCAATTATAAAAGAAAAGAAACTTGGTTGTTTGCCTGTTGTAGATGAGCAAACAAATTCCCTAATCGGTATTATTACTGAAGCTGACTTTGTGAAGTTCTTCGTTGATCAAGATATATTAACAATGAGCTAACTATTTAAAAAGGCGATGATCCTTCATCGCCTTGGCTTTTTTGTTATTTTCTACTAATATCCATTCATGATTCTACAACTAATAACAATTCTAGTCCTTAATCTATTTGCTAATCCATTTAGTGTTGAAATTGAAACAATTAGACCAACTCAATTTAGTATTGGAAAAAAAGAGGCCTTAAAGAAAATTAAGAAAATTGAAAAACTTTACGCCAAGGGTAAACTTTCAAAATATCTAGAAAAGAAAACTGCTCCTGCTATTAAAGGACCCGAGAATCACTTATGGATAATTGACAGACATCACACTAGCTACGCCATTTTAAATTCTGACATTCCATCAGCATATAAGAGAATACAAGTAAGAGTTATTCATGATTGGAGTAATCTAGAGCGTAAAGAGTTTCAAGCTAAGATGATCAAGAATAACTTTGTCTACCTTAAAGACACCGACTTTAGGCCAATTGCATTCAATAAACTTCCAAGACATATAGCAGACCTAGTAGACAATCCCTTGAGAAGTATTGCCTCCAGAGCATTAGATGAAAAATGTTACAAAAAAACAGATACTCCCTATCAGCAATTCTACTGGGCCGAACACTTCTACAATATGGGTACTCCAAATAAACTAGTAGAATTGAGTGAGGTTCTTCCTCTGTGCCACATTAGAGAAGCACGAGAACTGCCTGGATTTATTAAATAGAATCAATAAGTTACAAATATCTAAACGAATTAGTTTGCCTTTTCTACAAAAGTTTTATATATCAAACAGTAAATTTACTAAAGGATAAATATGAAAACTATAATCTTCTTACTACTAGTATCTGCCCTATCTATTCAGGCCAGTGAACTTACGATTTATACTTCAAGAAAAGAGCATTTAATAAAGCCAATTCTAGACCTTTACACTAAAGAAACTGGCGTAAAATTTAAATATACAACTAACAAAGATGGTGCCTTAATTGAGAGATTAAAAGCAGAAGGAAGCTCAACTCCAGCTGACCTACTCTTTACAGTTGATGGTGGAAACTTATGGTTTGCATCTACTCAGAACCTACTAGAGCCTATTAGCAGCAAAACACTAGAAGAAAATATCCCTAGCAATTTTAAAGATCCAAAAAATCAATGGTTCGGTTTATCTCTTAGGGCCAGAACAATAGTATATAGTACTAAAAGAGTTAAAGAGTCAGAGCTTTCTACTTACCAAGATCTAGCAGATAAGAAATGGAAAGGAAGGCTTTGCCTAAGAACTTCGAAGAAAGTTTACAATCAATCACTAGTCGCTGAACTCATCGATACTCTTGGAAAAGAAGAAGCTAAGAGAGTTGTTGCAGGATGGGTTGCCAATAATGTTGAGATCTTCTCTAATGATACTGCGGCAATAAAAGCTATTATTGCTGGTCAATGTGACGTCACAATTGTGAATACTTATTACTTTGGAAGACTACTAAAAGAAAATAAAGATCTTCCTGTAAAAATATTCTGGCCAAATCAGAAAACAAAGCTTGGAGTACATATAAATGTTTCAGGAGCAGGTGTTCTAAAATATTCTAAGCATAAGAAAGAAGCTACAAAGTTTTTAGAATGGCTATCTAGTGGAAAGGCACAAGAGCTATTTGCTTCTGTAAATATGGAATATCCAGCAAATCCAAATGTTAACTTAGACCCATTAGTAAAAAGCTGGGGAAGTTTCAAATCTGACAAAGAGTTTAATTTATCCAAAGCTGGAATGCTACAAAAGGATGCTATCAAGCTAATGCATGAAGTTCATTACAAATAGTTTTGGAGGCTTAAACAACAAGCATTCCACTCAAAAAGTATTCATTCTAGCAATATGTACTCTAATCATGTTGCCCTTTATGGCCTTAATTTATAAGGCCATTTTTGGTTTTGAAGCTGACCCTACAGTATGGGATCATGCTCTAAAGAATGTAGTGCCATCTGTTATTTATAATACATTCATGCTCGCCGTTTTGACTTTATTATTTTCACTGACACTAGGGCTTATCGCGGCATGGCTTTGCTCATTTACAAACTTTAAATACAAAAAGTTATTACACTTCCTCTCAATAGTTCCACTAATCTTTCCACTATATGTTCTAGCGTTTATTTATGTTGGATTATTTGAGTACTCTTCTGGATTCATGGAGTTTTTTCGTGAGTCTTTGGATATTAATCTTCATAGCTATTTTAAGATAAAGTCTATTCTAGGAAGTTCATTGATTTTTTCTTTTGGATTATTTCCTTATGTATATTTAATGTTAAAACAATCTTTTGATAATCAAGGGCCACAACTATTCCAAGTCTCGAGGTCACTGGGTCTAAGCAAAATACAAACATTTTTTAAAATCTCAATTCCTATGGCAAGGCCGTGGATTCTTGCCGCCACCACAATTATTTTAATGGAAACTCTCGCCGACTTTGGAGCCGTGTCAGTTTTCAATGTAGATACATTCACAACTGCAATTTACCAATCATGGACAGGTATGTACTCTCTTTCAACAGCAACGAAGCTAAGTACTTTCCTAATAGTAGTGGCAATTTTTATACTTTTAATAGAAGTGAAATATACTGAAAAACAAAAATACACTTCTAAAAAGAGTAACAAGAGTAATAATATCTTTATCCTTTCAAAATCGCAGCAACTTATTGCTTCAGTATGGCTACTAATTACAGCTTTACTAACTTTTATAATCCCGATAACTCAACTACTCTTGTGGGTAAGAAACCTTATTACAATAGAGCAAATTGAAAAGAATATTCCTTATCTTTTAAATTCAATTAAGATTGCTCTTACCACCGCTATCATAACTACTATAGTTGCATTACTTGTGTGCGCGGGAGCAAAACTTATAAACAGTAAGTTTTGGACAAGAGTGAATAAGGCATCAACTCTTGGCTATGCCATTCCAGGAAGCATAATAGCGGTAGCTGTTTTCAGTTTATTTACACAAATAAAATCAATTCTTGGCCCGTCCATAGATCAAAACACATTTCTCTATATTATTTTAATTGTTGGATTAATGACAAGATTTCTTTCTCTTGCCTTTAAAAGTATAGAATCTGCTTTAAAGAAAATTTCCAATAATACTGATAAAGCGGCTAGATCAATGGGAGCACGTCCCATTGAGATTCTTCATAAAATATATATCCCTATTATAAAGGGCGGTATATCGAGCGCTTTTATAATGATTTTCATTGAAGTTATGAAGGAGATGCCAATGACCCTAATGTTAAGACCATTTGGTCATGACACATTGTCAGTTAAAGTATATGAATTTACTTCTGAGGGCGAGTGGGAAAAGGCCTCCATTGCAGGTCTAATGATTGTGCTAACAGGAATGATCTCAGTTGCCCTATTAATTTTCTCATCTCGCCAAAAAAGGGAAAGAATATGAGTATCCTTA
The DNA window shown above is from Halobacteriovorax sp. HLS and carries:
- a CDS encoding serine protease, with the translated sequence MKHSYSLLFTLTLSILTSCGSGNDSSPDQSGVTDLTVQKYNFSSVSQCDSKVKLKAIYGTDDRVDICSSRIGKREYEMAKSTAMLIEAKNLKAIGRLNGKVIYQLISETLEESFGAPACSNVSFKDEKSPGFCSGFLYNAVNTDKRSVLSAGHCFWDTDKEDVRVIFSINNAGTKIVSNNPQYSSEIFISEDQVFNIANTTIENQDFTIITLDRAVQNATPLQVDTSARPSVNEPLQMMGHPFGLMLKFTEGRVVINEDDDENFGAHISSFGGNSGSPVVNKNTGKVVGVLVSGQDDYNYNYANDCMEQTTFSTNDSGYEGVLKIGQYIY
- a CDS encoding FliG C-terminal domain-containing protein codes for the protein MKMWSTYRKDIIISKLRKICENSEVVTLWQNRNGEKIKFSGVITEVNDSNTIIELDPSYKKSEYPLTKDETLFVHYAAGDALFKKETFMTKELEINFKTPVELMMKERRKIERFSFKYQDFKNVTFKTSSNGDNSNVRTLSSILKDLSTEGLSLVIHESEIKGLSEGDSVYITAITDQKMDSGHLGEIKYIAPYTVGVESDSQLFKIGVAFTESMEAVTYKSIHSIVDKKQTKLKGLSVDTFNGLTESEQEKLLRKISEDNHVLSNNIREQIEVIDRLRYLTTQMKQKFLLEVNLDLLAAALRMSSKELVYELMSEVTDTMREEFLYKLDIAKAPSAINKAQDEIVKFMREKERAGELVLDPESFETLV
- a CDS encoding prolyl oligopeptidase family serine peptidase; the encoded protein is MKLLLFLSTLVLLSCSHISSSKKTYSGHGAESVSSEDLNLYAPKALAKELVNEIESQQEIRTTGLGQLSPNGKNLFFSWSVTGTSQVWKIDGPMRFPIQLTGGDNPTYLQDITEDGKWLIHSRDDGGNEYPSLYKQSPSGGPLELIFGQDKIKTTYMRQSRDGKYIYFRANNISPTVWGIYKMNLATMDKELLFKGEGYWSITDLGEDGEMLLSHATGNVTNEIYTFNEKTKKLSPLLGQNESESYYVKYSAQKGHYLVQTNKFSDFHKLYLYDTKKFKAISTRESMDVSSFSKSRNDERILILYNNNGRYEIEGISARNYKQIRLPKMSSALHTYFGDSTSNGRYTIFGQSFYNKPRSSFVYDWSRGTLVEWTLPSTPEVKTDHFTQWTNEYYLAEDGTKIPMIVKRPKQCIKKSCPVIISFHGGPEGQSIPSFSTVSEMYASRGFVYVKPNVRGSRGYGKKWLNADNGAKRLDVITDIRDCAVHVQKHWSFDGVVPKIGVTGGSYGGYSTLYAMTVFADYFDAGVARVGMSSLVTFLENTAPHRRYVRETEYGSLEKDRDVLEKLSPINYIDRLKNPLMIIQGVNDPRVPAGESIQFKKMLDSKGIKSTLVLFRDEGHGVKKRKNRTLQTGHTLNFFMENLL
- a CDS encoding putative zinc-binding metallopeptidase, whose amino-acid sequence is MNKLNNNLLKVPLCSLNLDFSDSVVEKAIEIVRSELDLKGIKIELHFWISDEWFCPDGITGIAIPFYLLSKELIELEKQYIGYAEGEDLNWCLKLIRHEVAHALDNAYGLRELTKRAELFGRVQTPYPKEYTRRPYSKRYVINLEENYAQSHPEEDWAETFAVWLDPNSNWKKKYAKWPAIMKLEYVDSVMRKLNPRELITCEDTLDEISTLSITVEKYLERKLKSKNKYKKQLFGRNLNRIFKPGSHNNASSFLSKREKEICSKVAKTTNQYHYIVKDVFKELKQECKAKSLTLKKPSSQTKKEIEALLYRKTISYIKQGQHKVIM
- a CDS encoding ATP-grasp domain-containing protein, whose product is MKILVLMHKDLVPPLSKTEDEFDRDEVPWITEWDVMRGLEALGHTAIAVGVISDLKVIKDAIDEYSPHLIFNLLEEFDGEVLFDQNVVSYLELLRVPYTGCNPRGLMLARDKALAKKILLYHRLKTPRFQVFPKNKKTKKNKSLSFPLIVKCLTEEASLAISKASVVHSEEKLYERVQYINHKIGVDAIVEEFIEGREFYVGILGNYKLKPLPIWELKFEKVEHPEKEFYSRSAKWNTKYRNRKGITTTFATVSKEEEEIINKVCKRAYKHLNLNGYARIDLRMTNTGEVYIIEVNPNPNISKDDDFATSANHLGMTYPMVLKDILKLAKGWAKKV
- a CDS encoding response regulator — its product is MKLTNTLRILVVEDDVDTRNLIKVILRKTGFKNLSSAVDGEDALKVMKVSYMEDKPIQLILADWNMPRLDGISFLNKLKQSNDFKEVPFLMITADSDRAHVVEAINSGVSGYLIKPITPDKLNQKIVQVVKNAP
- a CDS encoding START domain-containing protein — protein: MKKFTFIILLFCSSVFGNELEKHFRADAWEKVYSKDGVLVHSQKAKDSQIVGFKAESVLDASLENVLQVLRDVEGTSRWAPNMVEKKTIEDISDVKAVTYNNNDLPWPATDRDMVLINELRLDRKNKVLVVDTHSVTHEKYPHFDDIVRADMPYGTLEFRRKDKKAWVRMTILVDPKGSIPIWLVNMLQKMLPLQFLKALEKEAQLKKPENLPGVKKLLAELDSL
- a CDS encoding PDC sensor domain-containing protein is translated as MKTLIIICLALSMVPTLADNIKDRAKSKASKYISGAFTGTEIITQLKKSNAPKARESKNAPADIDAKDKQWRAWKKGAAQPQFVKDVLDAQCSQLLAGFNSRYRFATEAFVMNNRGETICASPPTSDYDQGDEEKWFNVFVNGEDPHISEPEKDESSGEFQLQVSYPIKEGTSKLGVITIGVKTK
- a CDS encoding CBS domain-containing protein, translating into MQVESTRESSLVSIKVKDIMTTELFVLSPDHNLKDLDTIMNWKSVRHIPVVENNKMVGLITHRDLLKVLVEMYSSLSTNADLRESILVGEVMNKEIFVVYPETPLQEAASIIKEKKLGCLPVVDEQTNSLIGIITEADFVKFFVDQDILTMS